From Neobacillus sp. PS2-9, the proteins below share one genomic window:
- a CDS encoding GNAT family N-acetyltransferase, which yields MYRKEFFVFDQDKPVPVVIRNYEEKDFPDLIRIQQESFPPPFPSELWWNEEQLKNHVTLFPQGALCIEVNGEIAGSMTGLLVDFDPQHPEHSWEEITDNGYIRNHNPNGNTLYVVDIGVRPAFRKLGLGKWLMFSMYDVVVHLGLNRLLGGGRMPGYHKHANDMTPEQYIDAVVKGELKDPVITFLLRCGRTPVRVVANYLEDEESYNYGTLMEWKNPFSHSK from the coding sequence ATGTATCGAAAAGAATTTTTCGTTTTCGACCAAGACAAACCTGTTCCAGTTGTCATCCGAAATTATGAAGAAAAGGACTTTCCTGATTTAATACGTATTCAACAGGAAAGTTTTCCTCCTCCATTTCCATCTGAATTGTGGTGGAATGAAGAGCAACTAAAAAACCATGTGACACTTTTTCCGCAAGGAGCTTTATGTATTGAAGTGAATGGTGAAATCGCTGGATCTATGACTGGATTGCTAGTGGACTTTGATCCTCAACATCCAGAGCATTCCTGGGAGGAAATAACGGATAATGGCTATATTCGTAACCACAACCCAAATGGAAATACTCTTTACGTAGTCGATATTGGTGTCCGACCTGCATTTCGAAAATTAGGGTTAGGCAAGTGGCTAATGTTTTCAATGTATGATGTAGTTGTTCATTTGGGATTGAACAGATTGCTTGGTGGAGGAAGAATGCCGGGGTATCACAAACATGCGAATGATATGACACCAGAACAATATATCGATGCGGTGGTAAAAGGAGAATTAAAGGATCCAGTTATTACTTTTCTCCTCCGTTGCGGTCGTACCCCTGTAAGGGTAGTAGCAAACTATTTAGAAGATGAAGAATCCTATAATTATGGGACTCTAATGGAATGGAAAAATCCGTTTTCCCATTCAAAATAA
- the rpiA gene encoding ribose-5-phosphate isomerase RpiA, which yields MVDKKIVGEKAAEFVKDGMVVGLGTGSTVFYTIQKLGQLVNEGLSIKAIPTSVQTEELAKELGIPLTSFNEIDSIDIAIDGADEVNPELELIKGGGGALLREKIIARAAKTFIVVADSSKVVEKLGAFRLPVEVITFGYEMTEKYIRAIGLVPEIRLNGETPFITDNGNYIFDCRIPEHVQPETLERMLNMIPGVVENGLFVGMTDLVITLDLEKNVVMLRK from the coding sequence ATTGTTGATAAAAAAATAGTCGGTGAAAAAGCAGCAGAGTTTGTTAAAGATGGCATGGTTGTGGGGCTTGGTACGGGTTCGACAGTTTTTTATACCATACAAAAGCTTGGTCAGCTAGTGAATGAAGGCCTTTCCATTAAAGCTATTCCAACTTCTGTTCAAACGGAAGAACTTGCCAAAGAATTAGGCATTCCACTTACAAGCTTCAATGAAATAGATAGTATAGATATTGCTATTGATGGAGCAGATGAAGTCAATCCAGAATTGGAACTGATCAAAGGTGGAGGCGGCGCACTTTTAAGAGAAAAAATCATTGCGAGAGCAGCTAAAACATTTATTGTTGTAGCTGATTCATCTAAAGTGGTAGAGAAATTAGGTGCGTTTCGATTGCCTGTAGAAGTTATTACGTTCGGTTATGAAATGACGGAAAAATATATTAGAGCCATTGGTTTAGTCCCGGAAATTCGATTAAACGGTGAAACTCCGTTTATTACTGATAATGGAAACTATATTTTTGACTGCCGAATTCCTGAGCACGTTCAGCCTGAGACGTTAGAACGAATGCTTAACATGATACCGGGAGTCGTTGAAAATGGGTTGTTTGTTGGAATGACTGACTTAGTTATCACTCTGGATCTAGAAAAAAATGTTGTCATGTTAAGAAAGTAA
- a CDS encoding GerAB/ArcD/ProY family transporter: MTTFSLFDKSSKFDGIYAFFIVNRFQMLYLFFLMPTYLLHPFMIWGIVAMAIFSQLNIKLLCKWLESNYAKKGYQGFVELFGVRMVRLLTFIGLILILIKITVITLGYLEVIHDFIFPSMNSNWIIFFILLTSSYVASLGMKNTIRFVVIVFLCVFWIIFLYFPFFIPPIAALHDLYPLIPTNWTTDSWKGLLLIWSSYSGPEYLICLIPWIKPQQKMSKYLTYANALSTSEYLLLFIASLFFFGSNYLSKSKYPIIHMIRYLQSPMFERLDIILISLHMFVLVFAISIFMLCIYGATRIILKKTSTQPSRMGFAVTCIMLFLCFVIVNNWIWSIETEQNFLLNIQIWLSGITYFIVPTFLLLLTKLKGRVKA, encoded by the coding sequence TTGACCACATTTTCCTTATTTGATAAATCATCTAAATTTGACGGAATCTATGCCTTTTTCATCGTGAACCGTTTCCAAATGCTTTACCTATTTTTTTTAATGCCTACCTACTTATTACATCCGTTTATGATTTGGGGCATTGTTGCAATGGCAATCTTTTCCCAACTCAATATAAAGCTGTTATGCAAATGGCTAGAATCAAATTATGCTAAAAAGGGATATCAAGGTTTTGTAGAGCTTTTTGGTGTTCGAATGGTAAGGCTTTTGACTTTTATAGGCCTAATATTGATACTAATTAAAATAACTGTGATCACACTCGGATACTTAGAAGTCATTCATGATTTTATTTTCCCATCAATGAATTCAAATTGGATTATTTTTTTCATTCTTCTTACGAGCTCCTATGTTGCTTCACTAGGAATGAAAAATACCATACGGTTTGTGGTAATTGTTTTTTTATGTGTTTTTTGGATAATTTTTTTATATTTTCCCTTTTTTATTCCACCAATCGCTGCATTACATGATTTGTATCCCTTGATACCAACAAATTGGACAACTGATTCATGGAAAGGATTGTTACTCATTTGGTCTTCATATTCAGGACCAGAGTATTTAATCTGTTTAATTCCTTGGATCAAACCACAACAAAAAATGAGTAAATATTTAACTTATGCGAATGCTCTTTCTACTTCAGAGTATTTGCTATTGTTTATTGCGAGTTTATTCTTTTTCGGTTCAAATTATTTAAGTAAAAGTAAATACCCTATTATTCATATGATTCGATACTTACAATCTCCCATGTTTGAACGACTGGATATTATCCTGATTTCACTTCATATGTTTGTATTGGTGTTTGCTATATCCATTTTCATGTTATGTATATATGGGGCTACAAGAATCATCCTAAAAAAAACAAGTACCCAACCTTCACGTATGGGTTTTGCTGTCACTTGTATTATGTTATTTCTCTGCTTTGTAATTGTGAATAATTGGATTTGGTCCATTGAAACCGAACAGAATTTTCTCCTGAATATTCAAATTTGGTTAAGTGGAATAACTTACTTTATCGTCCCAACATTCTTGCTCCTATTGACAAAGCTAAAAGGGCGTGTAAAAGCATGA
- a CDS encoding Ger(x)C family spore germination protein, whose translation MRRKKMLLVWGIFVSLVMIPGCAPFVENNTIEDIAPVTFWSISKGEKGKIKMSTLVPPLVNEPKSLLTLDVDLLKQGGKDFNLRYYRELKVGQLRLFLIHEELAKQGIFQLINTLLTDYDVSQRMYLVIVKGNFDEYINRQAKKQENLDYYLYRMLKHYERKKQGEMTIVNLHEYKNKLFSPFSDPVLPVFTVAKDNFTYEGTAFFSNDKLIETVTSTEDQIFQLLDNDHYLKFFPIPKLDVVIGRLRSRVNVDLDKNLSLVTINVKLNGRIEEYQGNKNILNGNELMQLQKEIETELEMKTTDLIKKMQELKVDPLQIGTHTLSPFSKPISEKVWLAAWGKMKIKVNYQLYFEALQNTKNNY comes from the coding sequence ATGAGACGCAAGAAAATGCTTTTAGTTTGGGGAATCTTTGTTTCATTAGTCATGATTCCAGGATGTGCCCCATTTGTTGAGAACAACACAATTGAAGATATTGCCCCTGTCACTTTTTGGTCAATTAGTAAAGGCGAAAAAGGAAAAATAAAAATGAGTACATTAGTCCCTCCATTAGTAAATGAGCCAAAAAGCTTATTAACACTAGATGTTGATCTCCTTAAACAGGGAGGAAAAGACTTTAATTTAAGATATTATCGTGAATTGAAGGTTGGACAACTCCGTTTGTTTTTAATTCATGAGGAATTAGCGAAACAAGGGATTTTTCAGTTGATTAACACGCTATTGACAGACTATGATGTTTCGCAACGAATGTATTTAGTAATCGTTAAAGGTAATTTTGACGAATATATTAACAGACAAGCAAAGAAGCAAGAAAACCTTGATTATTATCTATATCGGATGCTAAAACACTATGAGAGGAAAAAACAAGGTGAAATGACCATTGTCAATTTGCATGAATATAAAAATAAGCTGTTTTCACCATTTTCAGATCCCGTTCTTCCTGTTTTCACAGTAGCGAAAGATAACTTTACTTACGAGGGGACTGCTTTTTTTAGCAATGATAAATTAATAGAAACGGTCACAAGTACCGAAGATCAAATATTTCAACTTCTTGACAATGATCACTATTTGAAGTTTTTTCCAATACCAAAATTAGATGTGGTTATTGGACGACTACGCTCAAGAGTAAATGTGGATTTAGATAAAAATCTTTCCCTAGTTACAATAAACGTGAAACTAAATGGAAGAATTGAGGAATATCAAGGTAATAAAAATATCCTTAACGGAAATGAACTGATGCAGCTTCAGAAGGAAATTGAAACTGAATTAGAAATGAAAACTACGGACCTCATAAAAAAAATGCAAGAGCTTAAGGTGGATCCTCTTCAAATCGGGACACATACCCTTAGCCCCTTTTCCAAACCCATCAGCGAAAAGGTATGGTTAGCCGCTTGGGGAAAAATGAAAATAAAAGTTAATTATCAGCTTTATTTTGAGGCATTACAAAATACTAAAAATAATTATTAA
- a CDS encoding helix-turn-helix domain-containing protein, which produces MSRMQDKMFNCEKELTLSVIGGKWKMLILWHLGKEGTKRFGELKALMPGITQRMLVNQLRELEEDLIVNREVYPVVPPKVEYSLTEQGRSLMPILDAMYNWGKDYMETAGLNPLVRQESIR; this is translated from the coding sequence ATGTCGCGAATGCAGGATAAGATGTTTAATTGTGAAAAAGAATTAACTCTTTCCGTTATCGGTGGTAAATGGAAGATGCTTATACTATGGCATCTAGGAAAAGAGGGAACGAAGCGATTTGGTGAACTGAAAGCTCTTATGCCAGGGATCACGCAGAGAATGCTAGTTAATCAATTGCGAGAACTGGAAGAAGACTTGATTGTAAATCGCGAAGTCTATCCCGTGGTTCCTCCAAAAGTAGAATACTCCCTTACTGAACAAGGAAGAAGCTTGATGCCGATTCTCGATGCTATGTATAACTGGGGAAAAGATTATATGGAAACTGCTGGGTTGAATCCTTTAGTTAGACAAGAGTCGATTAGGTAA
- a CDS encoding GNAT family N-acetyltransferase, protein MEYSRITNINDPLFKQMHQLMQDVFPPEEVLEFDLWKEPLEDPGIRVFVAVHEGKVVGATEYRYYEDFNVAMTDFTIIGQAGLGIGPFLANKRLEDLNELAAANGKKLMGMFAEIYDPYRVEHYEFGGVKPMDPYVRREVLAHLGYKRLDFPYVHPSWNNDGEAVTGLDLCFLPMDGELNELQSDLIVKFLKRYYTVLSNKPESWYSMIQNLEAKEKVALLYF, encoded by the coding sequence ATGGAATATAGTAGAATAACCAATATCAACGATCCGTTATTTAAACAAATGCATCAATTAATGCAAGATGTGTTCCCCCCAGAAGAAGTACTAGAATTTGATCTTTGGAAAGAACCGTTAGAAGATCCAGGTATCCGTGTTTTTGTCGCTGTTCATGAAGGAAAAGTAGTGGGCGCAACTGAGTACCGTTATTATGAAGATTTTAATGTAGCAATGACGGATTTTACAATTATTGGCCAAGCAGGCTTGGGCATAGGTCCCTTTTTAGCGAATAAAAGACTAGAAGACCTGAATGAATTAGCAGCAGCGAATGGGAAGAAACTGATGGGTATGTTTGCTGAAATCTATGATCCATATCGTGTAGAGCACTATGAATTTGGCGGTGTTAAGCCGATGGATCCTTATGTTCGTCGTGAAGTGCTGGCACACCTTGGATACAAACGTTTGGATTTTCCATATGTTCACCCGTCCTGGAACAATGATGGGGAAGCTGTCACAGGTCTAGATCTATGTTTCCTCCCAATGGATGGAGAATTGAATGAGCTGCAATCAGATTTAATAGTGAAATTTTTGAAACGCTATTATACCGTCTTATCTAATAAACCAGAATCTTGGTACTCAATGATTCAAAACTTAGAAGCAAAAGAAAAAGTGGCATTATTATATTTTTAA
- a CDS encoding carbon-nitrogen hydrolase family protein, with protein sequence MQMRVSAVQYYLHTISSFKEFADQVEHYIKTAEEFGSDFIIFPEFFTTQLMSIGNDKGEALTIQELPDYTDQYRSLFIELAKQYKMHIIGGTHVIRKGDRLYNVAHMFYPDGRVVEQAKLHITPTEVNEWNMSPGEGLEVFETEKGTIAMLTCYDIEFPEIVRIAKAKGADVIFCPSCTDDRHGFHRVRYTSHARAIENQVYVVTTGTIGSLPTVDFMRANFGQAVVITPNDIPFPPKGILVEGEINQDMIVTADLNLELLYQVREKGSVTTWRDRRTDLYPDWETK encoded by the coding sequence ATGCAAATGAGAGTATCAGCCGTTCAGTATTATCTTCATACCATTAGCTCTTTTAAAGAGTTTGCAGACCAGGTGGAGCATTATATCAAAACAGCAGAAGAATTTGGATCCGATTTTATCATTTTCCCTGAATTTTTTACTACACAGCTTATGTCAATAGGCAACGATAAAGGGGAAGCATTAACCATCCAAGAACTACCTGATTATACCGATCAGTACCGGTCATTATTTATTGAACTGGCCAAACAATATAAGATGCACATTATAGGTGGAACACACGTGATCCGTAAAGGTGATCGCCTTTATAACGTTGCACATATGTTTTATCCAGATGGAAGAGTGGTAGAACAAGCAAAACTGCATATTACTCCAACAGAAGTTAATGAGTGGAATATGAGTCCAGGTGAGGGCCTTGAGGTATTCGAGACAGAAAAAGGTACCATTGCTATGTTAACTTGTTATGACATTGAATTTCCGGAAATCGTTCGTATAGCAAAGGCGAAAGGGGCAGATGTTATTTTCTGTCCATCATGTACTGACGATCGCCACGGCTTTCACCGTGTTCGTTACACAAGTCATGCAAGAGCCATCGAAAATCAAGTCTATGTTGTCACTACTGGTACGATCGGCTCGCTGCCAACAGTTGATTTCATGCGTGCCAATTTTGGCCAGGCAGTCGTCATCACACCAAATGACATTCCATTCCCGCCAAAAGGGATTTTGGTGGAAGGTGAGATTAATCAGGATATGATCGTTACAGCTGACTTGAATTTAGAGCTATTATATCAAGTACGTGAAAAAGGATCGGTTACCACATGGCGTGACCGACGCACAGATCTTTACCCAGATTGGGAAACAAAATAA
- a CDS encoding acryloyl-CoA reductase encodes MMEQFKALMVDKNENDFSVQLKNITLNELPQGDVLIKVSYSAINYKDGLASIPNGKIITNYPFIPGIDLAGVVVSSQDPRFREGDEVIATSYEIGVSHYGGYSEFARIPGDWIVPLPKNLTLKESMILGTAGITAALSIQRLEDNGLTPEKGKVLVTGATGGVGSLAVSMLSKRGYEVVASTGKNSEHTFLNKIGAKEIISREDVFNGKIKPLDKQIWAAAVDPVGGETLASILSKIQYNGSVTVSGLTGGGSVPTSVFPFILRGINLLGIDSVYCPMDVRQELWNRMATDLKPSTLSEIIQKEITLEELPENLPTILKGQARGRIIVKI; translated from the coding sequence ATGATGGAACAATTTAAAGCATTGATGGTAGATAAAAATGAAAACGATTTTTCTGTTCAACTCAAAAATATTACCTTAAATGAGTTACCTCAAGGTGATGTTTTAATCAAGGTTTCTTATTCTGCGATTAACTATAAAGACGGTTTAGCTAGTATTCCGAATGGAAAAATCATCACAAACTATCCCTTTATTCCAGGTATTGATTTAGCAGGGGTAGTCGTATCCTCTCAAGACCCACGTTTCCGTGAAGGGGACGAAGTCATTGCAACAAGCTATGAAATTGGTGTTTCCCATTATGGTGGTTATAGTGAATTTGCCCGAATTCCTGGTGATTGGATTGTCCCATTACCAAAAAATTTAACGTTGAAAGAATCAATGATTTTGGGGACAGCAGGTATTACTGCAGCCCTCTCCATTCAAAGGTTAGAAGATAACGGTTTAACACCAGAAAAAGGAAAAGTTCTTGTTACAGGAGCAACAGGCGGTGTAGGTAGTTTAGCTGTTTCCATGCTTTCAAAAAGAGGATACGAAGTAGTCGCTAGTACTGGTAAAAATTCTGAGCATACTTTTTTAAATAAGATCGGTGCAAAAGAGATTATCTCTCGTGAAGATGTCTTTAACGGTAAAATCAAGCCCCTTGATAAACAAATTTGGGCTGCGGCGGTTGATCCAGTAGGGGGAGAGACACTTGCATCCATCTTAAGTAAAATCCAATACAATGGTTCTGTTACGGTCAGTGGTTTAACTGGTGGAGGAAGCGTTCCTACCTCCGTGTTTCCGTTTATTTTACGTGGCATAAACCTTCTCGGTATTGATTCTGTTTATTGTCCAATGGATGTTCGGCAAGAACTATGGAATCGCATGGCAACCGATTTAAAACCTTCTACTCTTTCTGAAATTATACAGAAAGAAATTACACTTGAAGAATTACCTGAAAACTTGCCTACTATTTTAAAAGGACAAGCAAGAGGTAGAATCATAGTAAAGATTTAA
- a CDS encoding spore germination protein, which translates to MFWKKGKSIANDSSDAQQPVQRKISLDSLKQVLDNMDDVEIIERTTLNDQKVVLIYLKTLIDQERLNELIIEPVIQCPHAMIYESIATPKVLKIQSLEEAQKLLLTGAVLLNDCIQEQWLVIPLPNELSRGIQTSETETILYGAKDSFTEQLEPNITLIRRRLPITELKTEKYKVGSLSETTVVLMYIDGLTNPEYISIARKKISEINFDLFFDSSQVAAFMEEHHHSIFPQFQQTDRPDVCAYSLGLGKLTILVENTPFVLIAPITFFHLFQSPEDYINRWPVASFLRVIRYFSFFLSVTLIPFYVALTTHHYQMIPLQILFVLVESRSKLPFTPFWEALVMLTILEIIKEASLRMPTKSSQTLGVIGGIVIGQAAVQAGFASKVLIVLVCISTISSFLVPNYLMTKANTLIQFGFLLLSSFFGVFGIAMGAIAILAHLNGLTSLKQPYFSPIAPFYWKDWIDLFIRGPLINMKSRPDHLHPLQKWRYKRRM; encoded by the coding sequence ATGTTTTGGAAAAAGGGTAAAAGCATTGCTAATGATAGTAGTGACGCACAACAACCTGTGCAAAGGAAGATATCACTAGACTCTCTAAAACAGGTTTTAGACAATATGGACGATGTAGAGATAATCGAACGCACTACACTTAACGATCAAAAAGTTGTCTTAATCTATTTAAAAACCTTAATTGACCAGGAACGTTTGAATGAATTGATAATAGAACCTGTTATCCAATGTCCACATGCCATGATTTACGAAAGCATAGCCACACCTAAAGTATTGAAGATCCAATCACTTGAAGAGGCACAGAAATTACTCCTCACCGGTGCTGTACTTCTGAATGATTGTATCCAAGAACAATGGTTGGTCATTCCTCTTCCTAACGAATTAAGTAGGGGGATTCAAACCTCTGAAACAGAAACAATTTTATACGGTGCAAAAGATAGTTTCACTGAACAATTAGAACCAAATATCACCCTCATACGCAGAAGACTTCCTATTACTGAATTAAAAACAGAGAAATATAAAGTAGGTTCATTAAGTGAAACAACTGTTGTCCTAATGTACATAGACGGGTTGACCAATCCTGAATATATATCAATAGCAAGAAAGAAAATCTCTGAAATTAACTTTGATTTATTTTTCGATTCATCCCAGGTAGCGGCATTTATGGAGGAACATCATCACAGTATTTTTCCACAATTCCAACAAACTGACCGCCCAGATGTTTGTGCTTATTCCTTAGGGCTCGGTAAATTAACTATCTTGGTAGAGAACACACCGTTTGTATTAATTGCACCAATCACCTTTTTTCACCTTTTCCAATCTCCTGAGGATTATATTAATCGTTGGCCGGTTGCAAGTTTTTTAAGAGTTATTCGATATTTTAGCTTTTTTCTGTCCGTCACACTGATACCATTTTATGTTGCATTAACAACCCACCATTATCAAATGATTCCCTTACAAATACTATTTGTTTTAGTGGAATCTAGAAGTAAACTACCTTTTACACCATTTTGGGAAGCATTAGTGATGTTAACTATTCTTGAAATCATAAAAGAAGCGAGTTTACGGATGCCGACCAAATCAAGTCAAACCTTAGGGGTGATTGGTGGTATAGTTATCGGTCAAGCAGCGGTTCAAGCGGGTTTTGCGAGCAAAGTATTAATTGTATTAGTTTGTATTTCAACCATCTCCTCATTTTTAGTACCAAACTATTTGATGACGAAGGCAAATACACTCATTCAATTTGGTTTTCTTCTCCTTTCATCCTTTTTTGGTGTTTTTGGCATTGCCATGGGAGCAATTGCCATTTTAGCACATCTAAATGGTCTTACTTCCTTAAAACAACCCTATTTTTCACCAATCGCTCCATTTTACTGGAAGGACTGGATCGATCTCTTTATTAGAGGGCCTTTAATAAACATGAAATCCCGTCCGGATCATTTACACCCTTTACAGAAATGGAGATACAAACGAAGGATGTGA